In Cheilinus undulatus linkage group 3, ASM1832078v1, whole genome shotgun sequence, the genomic window taTGAGCATCCAGcgaggtggtgagctgtccagcatgtcgttctttacatgagacgaacAAATCAGCACAGAATAAAAAGGCGAGCCAACATGTGGGCGAGAGACTTTGACGTGTTGCTATgactacacagacgccaagccaggtaccaacatgtatttgagtgtattaaatcacatataaatctgtatatcatgaagctttatgccacttcctgcctttggttcacaagatggtctgctttgttttcacacctcaaacaaaccacACCAGGGTTCATTTGGAAGCAAACCGAGACCCCCCATTTTTAAGCGGAAAGGGTTCACTTGTTTGGTCTACAtcagagttcgtgtgagctttcatACCAACTCTAAATGAACTGGACTATCTgggaaaatggaccagagtttgtttaaagaggaccaaacagctctggtgtggaTGCGCCCTAAGAAAGCGGACTCCCAAGAACCCAAATGCAAAAAAGAGGTGCATTGCTGTCCAAAATTTACAtagaatatatttttattaataaaatccTTACAGAAAACACCTACACACACGtatgctgacaaaaaaaaaacaaaaaaacactgtactttctaaagcagtggttcatAACTGCTTTAGCCACAGGAGCCACCACTAACGCCTTCATGGAAACTGGGCCAAAATTTCTGTAaatttttgacactatttttTACTAAGCACACCAAGCACCCATTGAAAAAGGCTCTGCAACCAGCTTTTAGTcatgaccagttgagaaccactgatctacaatatttttacatttgtacACAGCGATGATGGGTTTCTCATCAAGGCCCTTCAGCAGCAGAAGACAAATTTTCTTTCTAAGCTCCCTTAACAATAGGATGAGATTTCCTCAGCCACTCTCTGTCAGCTGTCAAACCCCAAGTCGAGACCCAACTCACTAGAAAATGAAAAGTAGTATTTTGTTATCATGtgttctgtgtttgtggctgaCATGGCTTCTTCGTGTCTCTGCTCCAGGTTCAGATCTGTAAGCGCAGTGTGGAGGTGATGGATGCTGTGCGTCGAGGAGCCCAGCTGGCTATAGACGAGTGCCAGTTCCAGTTTCGTAACCGTAGATGGAACTGCTCCACTCTGGAGACCATGCCTGTGTTTGGCAAAGTGGTCACCCAGGGTAAGATTTGACTTCTGATTGTTTACTGGCACCAACAACCTGCAAGACAAGATGACAGACAGCTTAACAGTGAAACGATCGTTCTAATACTTCTTTATTCTAAAATTGGGTTGGTGATTATTatcttaaaataatttaacattcTTGGATATGTCTGGATTTGTTTTGGCTCCTGCTGTTTAATTCTTTCTTTATCTGTATATCTAATGTTCTTTGCCATTCAGAATAAGAAGCTCTTCTCAGTTACCTAATGAAACAATatgactgtgtgtgtttgtgtgggtgttagGCACTCGTGAGGCAGCCTTTGTGTATGCCATCTCAGCAGCCAGTGTGGCGTTTGCGGTCACAAGGGCCTGCAGCAGTGGAGAGCTGGAAAAATGTGGCTGTGACCACAATGTACATGGAGTCAGTCCAGAGGGTAGGTCTCACTGTTCTgtagcacacaaacacatgcagcaCATCAGCACACATGATCCAACTGCTCCTCGACATTTTCATGTCTCAACTTTCAGAGTGCATAATTCAACATTTAGATTGTTTACTGTGATTTATAAAGGAAAGACATGAAGCTGTTGTAGCATTTTTACACTACCAAAGTCTCTTCAAAAGTTACTGCTATCAGAACAAAACACCAAAGAAACCACCATGCAGAAACTGAATTTAAGTGTTGCATCTAACACCCAACATTTAAAGGGTGATGACAGCACCAACAGATAGTCACTTCCTCTCTGTATCTTCAATCTTGTCATAGGGTTCCAGTGGTCTGGCTGCAGTGATAACATTGCATATGGAGTGGCTTTTTCTCAGTCCTTTGTGGAtgtgagagagaggagtaaaggCCAGTCCTCCAGTCGGGCTCTCATGAACCTGCACAACAACGAGGCTGGAAGAAAGGTAACTCTCCACTCTTGTTGTAAAATTCAAATGAACACATTGGCTCTGAAGCATCATACTGTAGTTGAGATATACTTAAGCAACTTTAAATTCCTTCATTATGAGTTCCGTATCCATAGCAATGTCATTTTACTCAtcttatcaatgaaaacagttCTTATGTTGGTCCTAGTTGTATGTTTTGCTTAGACTTTGGGGTTAACTAAGGCTCTCTAATCAGATGTATTTGTGTTACCAACGCAGCACAGAAGTTCAACAACCAGCACATTGTCTAATCTTCCATGTCAGCTCACTCAGCTGTAAAAAGACTTTTGCTTGTTCATTATGATATGGAACATCCATCAGACAATCTCAGGGACCCCTAAAGCAGAAGATGTACCAcctcttttcattcattcttctAACTATGGCGGCAAGAATTACAGGATATTCCTTAACCAACTCTGCTTGTTATGTATAGCTGCAAAGGTACATACACAGCTGAATTTCCCAGCTCTATGTGTGGTTTAACAAAAAAGCAAAGGTAAGCCATTGCCTAAAGCCTAATGCTCAAAGATTGCCATTACAGGAGGGCAGTAAGTGTGAATTTTACTtcaaaaattacttttattatCCAGGTttgtattttgaatgtaaaaaagaggcaaagaatGAATAAAATTGCATTACAATAGATTTTGGTTGACCAAAGAAGTCACTGGAGAGAACCTCAGCAGCAAGGCCCCAACTAAAATGTCCCCAAATGTTCCCAAAAGAAGTTATAGTTAAGTAGAAAGATACACACATACTTAAACAGTTAAATGACAGAATAAtgtgtggtaaaatggcatCTAAAAGAAAGGAAATAGTTGCACCTTAGACCACCTAAAACCTGGTCTAGAGTCTACAGTCTGTGGGTATAGTACGATAATGATTATTCACTGGAAGATggacatactgtatatattggCAAGTTAGCAGTGCACTTGTAGAGCTCGTTGCACTAGCATAggatgcacaaaaacacaccttcTGCACAGTTATTTTTCAGTGCAGTACTGATATAGACCATAGATAGGTCAAAGATGGAGGAAGCTTTTGAAGCTATATGTTTTCCTGTCCAAAACACAAAGTCACTAACCTGGCACGtcaggtggatttgtttcacacatccatctggaaaacctctcatataCAGTGTTTGCGAAAGGGatgaggctttgaaaaaaaaactcggagggtgactggatgaacattctgtccgtcacatctctatgggccagtcagagcgacaaaacacgtgacgtagtcACTAcagaaggagtaaactccaaaGAGAATTGCATAACCTGAACCATAGtggctgtagacatgtcagtacacaccttttgttgtttttggaaagaaaacaactcactgctgttcttgattcttatattaaaaaaaagaaatgtcaatttctggtaaaactgacgcttcagcagcatccatgctaatctcttatgccataattgcaccagcctcttgttgccgcttgcttgcatcacgactctgccatgcctgaaagtactgcccctcgatgctgattggtcctgtcactttctaaccgggcccaaatggttcagacaagagctttgcaagatggattcgccagtgagaaacatggaaacgggtgtatccatctgccttgcaaggtcacacagacacaaaatgcaGTATAAAAACTCATATCTGCAGTATCTGCAGTATCCAGCATACATGCTAGGTTCCTAAATTGAATAAAAGATGACGCTCTGCTTGGTTTGATTCATGTTACTACAAAAACTCCCATATTGTCAAGATACTTAATTTCTTTGCGCTCTGTgttcaaaaacaaattaatccatagtagcatgaatctgaatataaggGTGCGACAACCTTTTTGCTATAATggaggaggcttgggtggaggaggtgaagctttgccagcagcagcagtgtggtgcatcagcattaattcaAGCAGGGATTACTGAGAAATATGTTGTATTTAAACACACCGCCGTGCTGCgagacagagctgtgattggctgtggaagctgggaagcaataattgggatcagcaaGCCGTCAGCTGCTTatggctgggtgtatgactacctTGTCCTGCATAAACCAATGCTAGCTTTTATTAAATGAATATCGCCAAGTGCCATAGACTATACGCTCTAGACCATCAAATGAGTGTCCTCTTTTGCTGTGGTGAAAGTGAGTTTTCATGTAGTTTTAAATGTTAGCACAAGGAGACAATGCTTGACTGATAGGTGACGCTAAAAGTTTGTTTATAGATGGTATTCTCTGTGAAACCATTATTCCATGCCACTTCTTTACCCAACATTCTTTGTCATCTCTGCAGGCTATTCTGTCTCACATGCGTGTGGAGTGCAAATGCCATGGTGTATCAGGCTCCTGCGAGGTAAAGACCTGCTGGAAAGCCATGCCTCCTTTCCGTAAAGTTGGGAACATCATCAAGGAGAAGTTTGATGGCGCCACAGAGGTGGAACAACGCAAGGTGGGCTCCACCAAAGTCCTCGTACCGAGAAACTCCCAGTTCAAGCCTCACACAGATGAAGATCTTGTCTACTTGGACCCAAGTCCGGATTTCTGCGACTATGACCCACGAACGCCAGGGGTGCTTGGCACAGTGGGTCGCCAGTGTAACAGAACGTCAAAGGCCATCGACGGCTGCGAGCTGATGTGCTGTGGCCGGGGTTTCCAGACACAAGAGGTGGAGGTTGTGGACAGGTGCAGTTGTAAGTTCCACTGGTGTTGTTATGTCAAATGCAAACAGTGCCGAAAAATGGTGGAGATGCACACTTGCCGATGATGGGAACTGGAGGCGCAGAGGGCATGCTGATGAACAAAACAAACGCCCCACACTCCTCTGAGTTGCTAACATGAAAGGGAGCAAGGAGAAGTGTGAAGTTCCCTCTTCTCCTGTTTGAAACCACCCCCACTCTTCTACTACTGGTCAAAGGAAACACGCTGAGTGGCTGAGAGTTGAATATCATGCTCTTCACCCTCAGCCACCATCTTGGATATCAGTAGATTATGCATGGGATTTCCTACAAAGCTACAGAGGGAGATTGTTTCTTCTCAAGTAGAGAGCATCCTTCactttctccctccctccctccctcactcTCATATTTGCTTTGTCATTGcttatttttgtaatgtttaaCTTATTTGTTGAGACTGAGGAGATTGATAGGGGTGGACCGAGAAGAAGGAACAGATGAGTGGAGATAATAAGGGACTAACTGGACCCATGGGTGGGCAGATGGCGGGTGGGGTTAAGGGGTTGGGACGGGGTCAAGAGGAGGGATGTTTGCCCTCTGTCCTTGCTGCTGATGCTTTGGGGACTCATTTGGACTGATCAATGTCAAAAAGGGAGACGCAGAGTCTGTTAGAGGATGGACTTAAACAACAAAGAGGGGCGCGTCACGGACAGATTTTCTGTGATCTGCTTCCTGAGTGGCCGTGTTGCGCTGAGGTTCAGTTGCTGTTGAGTCATGTATTTTTTCCCCTGCAATGCCCTGATGCTGCTCCACGCAAACACACTCACTCCCTTTAAGACAGAGGGACGGTGATGATGGACAGGTGAAAGCCACCGTCTGCTCCCTCCTGTCTTCTCTGTAGGCCACAAGCACTGGCAGGTGATGGGCATCAGACACACCAAACACACAAACCCAACAAACACTGCTTCAAAAGACACACCTGTATGTCCACAGCTGCTACCTACAACAGAAACCTGAACGCTTGCATCGAAAAAAGTCTTCAACAGATTTAAGCTGATTGGCTACCATTTCAGAGCATCAGATTATGAACCTTCAGACAACATCTGCATTCATGTCAAAGATATGCTGCAGTATTTTCATAGTGGGGTTTCAATTTTTAATAGGAAGTATGTTTGACACAGGAGATGCTGATCAGCGCTGAAGCTAGGTTACGAGGCTAAAGTTGTTTGCACCACATGCTGCCTTTGTGTCAGATGTATGCTATACTGAAAGAAATTCACagcatttttacttttctgCTAGCAAGCTCCTTTGTTTTAGCCTTGCTCTGGCACACCACAGCCTACAGCGGTGATCATAAACTGGAAGCCTGGGGGCCCAGAACATTAGCAAATTCAGCACATGTGCAAAGGAAAAACACATGTTGTGATATAGTTTTTGATGAACTCCTTACAGCTATTAGAATAACTTCAACATCAATCTCATCTGAGATCGAAAAAATCTTATAAGgaatgactttatgtttcaATCATTGTCGGAAATCCACCTGTAAGCTATTACTAGCATATAAAATGCATGTTAAGGGCTGTTATTTTTCAGTCCCTTCTTgagaaaactgcatttttccctttttagtACATAGCATATTAGCGTCACACCCAGTGACAGACAACATGAAAGCCACAGACATATTCAGCTAAAAtctctcaatcgcccccttgtggctaaCTACGATATACAGTAGCTCACAAAAGTGAGTATACCCCtcacatttctgcaaatatttaagTAAATCTTTTCATGGGACAACACTGAAGAAATGACACTTTGATCTAATGTAAAGTAGTCAATGTACAGCTTGTATAACAGTGTAGATTTACAGTCCCCTCAAAATAACTCAACATACAGCCATTAATGTCTAAACTGCTGCCAACAAAAGTGAGTACACCCCTAagtgaaaatgtccaaattggGCCCAATTAGCCATTTTCCCTCCCCGATGTCATGTGACTCGTTAGTGTTACAAGGCCTCTGGTGTGAATGGGGAGCAGGTGTGTTAAATTTGGTGTTATCGCTCTCACACTCTCATACTGGTCACTGGAAGTTCAACATGGCACCTCATGGCAAAGAACTCTCTGAGGATCTGAAAAAAAGAATTGTTGCTCTACATAAAGATGGCCTAGGCTATAAGAAGATTGCCAACACCCTGAAACTGAGCTGCAGCATGATGGCCAAGACCATACAGTGGTTTAACAGGACAGGTTCCACTCAGAACAGGCCTCACCATGGTTGACCAAAGAAGTTGAGTGCATGTGCTCAGCGTCATATCCAGAggttgaagaagaagaagaagctgaggGCAAAggtgatggactggccaagcaCGTCTCCAGACctaaaccctatagagcatCTGTGGGGCATCTTCAAACTGAAGCTGGAGGAGCGCAAGGTCTCCAACATCCACCAGCTCTGTGATGTCATCATGAAGGAGTGGAAGAGGATTCCAGTGGCAACATGTGAAGCTCTGGTGAACTCCATGCCCAAGGGGGTTAAGGCAGTGCTGGAAAATAATAGTGGCCACACAAAATATTGAAACTTTGGACCTAATTTGGACATGTCACTTAGGGGTGTACTCACTTTTGTTGCCAGCGGTTTAGACATTAAAACTGTGATTAAGTGCAGAAATTCAGGGATTAATtgcagattgaaaaaaaaaacacaacaacctTAGTCTTATGCAACAAAAACTATGAGAACCAACAACTTACTTTGAAGATTATTTATGTATGTTCAGCTTCTCTGGTTTTTACAGCCTAATTTGAGAAAGTTTAAAGAAGCTCCAATAAAACATCAGCATTCAGTACAGCAGGGAGCTCTGCATGTTGAGTGCTGCACCTGATATCCTCAGATCCAGAAAGGTCCTGAAATACAGATTCAGATTTTAACACACTTAATACATCACTTAGTAGTTTGGGATGTCTCTAGAGGTTTTCCCACTCTCATTCAAACCTGTTCAGTCTCCATGTTCTAAAGTGTTCCTGTGTTCCCTGATCTGTTAAAGCATCCTCTTGTATCAACAGTAAACTGCATTTcattcctttaaaaacacattagtTTGGGCTTATTTTTTATCAATGTGAAGCCTGTAGATGCAAACAATATCCCCCATAGCAAGTGATAATCCTTAAAGTCCTTAAAAAATTATAGAAAAATCTTTATTGTAGGTTTGTTGCCAGACAGGTCACTGTTATAAACCactgggccaaatttcagtcataaatAACATCTCTATAATTTATTaaataagcttcaaaatcatgaaaaataaggcagtaattggttgaatgagctgaagccacgcccactcttaaaaatgcttctgatcagagcacagctacCTGGATCTGTGTCAGGGgaggattaaatttactgttttctggcacaaatctctctcaTAGTccaccgtggctgatagatttgggaaatttacctgtaagagaacaaaaacacagcatttaactgactgttaactttcaacaaagacagtggcatcagctaacaTCAGTCTGGGGGGCAGGGTAATTCctcatcaagactggtgatgtcatgggctcaaaTATTTGCCCCGCCCCAATAAAACCAGCAAGGAAAGAGGTGAGcaactttctaacggtctaaatcaaaaattcactTACACATAGATCCCAGTGTTTTCACACTCATCATATTCCAGCATATCTAGTgggttaagacacaaagtttgcatttcactttacagggactttaatacTTTTGATATCTGACAGCTCAGCCTGCATGCAGAGGTGGTCCCACATGCATTCACCCCTAACTGGATTCATTGAGAAGATGTAAGGTGCACTTGCATGTGAGAAGCCTAGCTTTATTCATGTCCGTCCAGCATCACTCAGAGTGATAAGACTTgcatctcttttaagagattcAGATTATCTGTCTACACTCAGTGACAAGAGCCAGTCTTTTGGCCATCAAACAGCCTCTAATTTGgtattattttgcctttatatgCCGGTCATATCTTAAACAGGAGTTGGCTCCTATCACTCATAAAATAAGCCAACTCTTAGAACCATTTTGTCCATAAACACCACATAATAATTCCCCCATTGATAACTGTTGAACtgagttttcatttctgtctAATTATTACCCCCCAAGATTCATATTTTGTATGCATTCAATAGGAAAAAGGCTGTTAAATAggcactgctagcctcttagctcatggCTAGTTTACGGCCATTCATTCATAATGCCAGCTGCATCACCACAC contains:
- the wnt4 gene encoding protein Wnt-4a, yielding MTEDYVLRCVLMLCCALLSANASNWLYLAKLSSVGSIRDEETCERLRGLIQRQVQICKRSVEVMDAVRRGAQLAIDECQFQFRNRRWNCSTLETMPVFGKVVTQGTREAAFVYAISAASVAFAVTRACSSGELEKCGCDHNVHGVSPEGFQWSGCSDNIAYGVAFSQSFVDVRERSKGQSSSRALMNLHNNEAGRKAILSHMRVECKCHGVSGSCEVKTCWKAMPPFRKVGNIIKEKFDGATEVEQRKVGSTKVLVPRNSQFKPHTDEDLVYLDPSPDFCDYDPRTPGVLGTVGRQCNRTSKAIDGCELMCCGRGFQTQEVEVVDRCSCKFHWCCYVKCKQCRKMVEMHTCR